GGTTACTAAGCAGGAAATGGACTCCTCTGCATTGTGTCATGGTCTTGCCGGGTTACTTACGATCTCCTGGCGAATGTGGTGTCACAGTAAGGAACCAGCGTTTATCCCGCTTATTCAACACTTAACCAGTCAGCTGATAGATCGCTTTCAAGCCGATAGCCCACTTGGATATCTGGACCCCGAGCCAAGGGCAGACAGCTCTTTGGCCTGGCTGACAAAAGCAGGCCTGCTTGAAGGCGTCGCCGGGATTGCTTCTGCTTTATTAAGTGTTTCTGAGAACAAAGAGATGCCCTGGGATTACATGCTCATGCTATCCTAGCTACAGCCAATCTCTATTCACAAACATCTTTCTTCCAGCAAATAGATAGGCTAAAAACGTAAAAAGTACAATCAAACCAAGACTATAAGGCTCAACTCTAGGAGCATAGCTCGCTGTTTGCGGCAACATGATATAATAAGGAATCGTAAAAGGAAACCATGCGCCTATGGAAGAGTGAAAGCCTGTCATAACAATATTAGGCACCACACAGCAAATAGCCATTCCTAGTGAAGCTCCAAAATTGCGAATTTTCACCGAGAGCATAAGCTGGAGGGCTGCCAATGGTAGAATCCCGAACCACCCTCCCCATCCGGTAGAAAGGACGAGCAACCAAGGGATTTTTCCTGGAGCACCTGCTATATACCCACCTACAAAATATCCTACTATGAATGTAAGCTGATCAAGAAACAGGATGAGAATGAGCAATATATATTTTGCATAATAGATTCGCTGACGGGGATATGGACTGCTCAATAAAATCTTCCATCCCCCGTCTCGATGTTCGTATGCGCACAAAAGAGAAGCGATAATTCCACAATAAAGCGGATAAAAAAACATCGAGTGAAATTGCGCCGCATAGGTGTATAGCATTAACCAGCTAGGCTCATAAAACTGCTTCAAATCGTTCAGTTCCAGGACTCCCATTAAAGAATTGATAACCGCATCTAATATAATGAGAATCCATACCATGACCCATTGAAGCTTCATCGCTTCCACGCGTAAAATGGATCCCATACTTCTCCTCCTCCTATTTGAATTCATGCTTTCTAAACTGTAGAGTACCGAGTCCTGTGAAGATGACCCCTGCACATAAAGCAATGATCACCCACATTACGTATCCCTTAATTAGAGGACTTGATAGAGCCGGATACGACCAAGGTAATAATTTAATCCAAAGAATACTGGTTCGTGCCAAAAACAAGCTGGCAATAGAACCAAATATGCCAAATGCTAACGGGAATGCCTGATTAGTAAAAAGCGTAGACAACCAAAGTTGAATTGCAAGTACAGGCAGAGTAGCCAAGCTGGCGTTAATCGGCTGCAGCAGCATAACTCGCCAAGGAATGGGCTCGTTTGTATACAGCACCCAGATGAGACTCATCCCTGCTATCGTAATCAAGGCAGTACCAAACTGCAGAATCACAATCCAAAACATTTTGGATAAGTAGATGTAGCTTCTGGGAACCGGCATGGCCATAAGCTGCTTCCATGTTTGGGTATCATGCTCTGTACCCGCCATAATACTTGCTAGAAGTGTACCGCCAAGCAGCATCACGAACGAGATGAACATAAACATAACCGCAAAACCAGCATAGACTCCTCCCGGCCCCTGACGAAAGTAGAGATACCATTCCATGACAGTCATCCCTGTAAGGACACAGCCCTGTATTAGAGGAAGCCACCAGCATATTTTTTTCAGCTTATATCCTTCCGCCTTGATAACTTGGAGTATCATAAACTTCGCTCCTTACCCGTCAGCTCCAGGAATATTTCCTCCAATGTTTTTTTCTTCTCCCTTACCCGATAGACGGGGTGATTGTGCTCTACCAACACTTTGATCATCTCCGATGATTGTTGCCGATCCACAATAGGAGTTATGACCTCTTTTTGCTCCATGGATTCAGCTCCGGCAATCCATCCATGCTGCATCAGGGCTCCAGCAGCCTGAACAGGATTTTGGGTTTCAATGAATAATTGAGGCTTGCTTTTGTCTGTAAGTTCTTTCATCGTTCCCTGGAAAATCATTTCTCCTTGATTAATAATCCCTACATAGGTTGCGATCTGTTCGATTTCACTTAGTAGATGGCTCGAAACCAATACCGTCATTCCGTAAGCATCAGGCAGGCTCATAATTAACTCCCGAATTTCCTGGATACCAGACGGGTCCAAACCATTCGTCGGTTCATCAAGAATCAACAATTTGGGATCAGCAATCAACGCCATGGCAATTCCTAGCCTTTGCCTCATCCCCAAGGAGTATCCTTTTACCGGTCGATACGCATCTTTGCTTAATCTCACCAAATCCAGCACTTTATGAATTTTTCGGGTCGGCAGCCCACGCATTGTTGTAACGATTTCCAAATTTCGATATGCAGACAAATGGGCATAATAGGCAGGTGATTCAACCAGAGAACCTACATCCTTTAATATTTCCATGCGATGATCCTTGAGCTTTTTCCCAAAAATCTCAATCTCCCCGGATGTGGATTTAATCAGCCCGAGTAGCATACGAATCGTGGTCGTTTTTCCCGCCCCGTTTGGTCCCAAAAATCCGTAAATTTGCTTCTCAGGTACCTGGAGATTTATTTGTTTGACAAATTCTCGTTTTCCAAAACGCCTGGTTAGCTGCTGTGTATGTATTACATATTCAGACATTTCCTGATCTCCTCTCGACTTTTAATGCTGAAGTTTTAGTTACATACAGTTTACAGAAGGAAAGTTAACATCAGGTAAACAGTTCCTAAACAACAGGCAAAAAAACGAGCGGACTCCAAAATGTGAAGGCACAGATGTTAAAGAGTTACATATTTAGCGGCAAAGTAATTTCCACCCTGGTACCCTTTTTACTTCCCGGAAGAATATGAAGCGTTCCGTTATGAGCTTCAATAAAGCTTTTGGCAATAGATATGCCATGCTCTTTGGAATGAGACACCTGTATACATTCAGTTGGATTCATTCCTTTTCCATCATCTTCGATCGAAATATGAAGCTTATCGCTCTCTTTATTTACATACATTGAAATATGTGTACCTGAAGGATTATGAATGATTGCGTTCATCAGAAAATTTTTCAGCACTCTACCTAATAATTTACTATCGAAGGGCATGGTACATACTGCCTCCAATGACATAAAAGAAAATTTGTACTGCTCGGCCGAAGGATGGTTAGCGATATCTATGACTGTATTGCGGAGAAACTCCACAATGTCCTCCTTCTTCAGCTGGATCGGCAAGGCACCCTCCTTGAGCTGCATAGAAGCATTCAAATCCTGAATTAACTGCTTCATTTCCGTTACTTTCTCACTGATAGCCATACTAAAGCTTCTTTTTTCTTCATCGGACCAATCATACTCTTGAGTAGTCAGCATGGCTGCATATCCTTCAATATAGGATAATGGTGTTTTGAGATCATGGCTTACGCCTGCTACCCACTGCTTTTTTCGCTTTTCTATTTCTATTCTCTCTTCCTCATTACTGCGCAATTGAGCAGATAAGATGTTCATTTGTTCAAAAACTTCTTTATACAATTGATACGGAGGCTTATAATTATTTCTCTGATTTTTTTTGCGATCTGGCAGTTCTAGCTCACTTAGCGGTGCCTGGAATTCCCCTGTTGCTATATTTCCAATCCATTTAATTACATACACCAAGGGTTTGCCTATATACCATCCATAGACAACTATAAACACAAGGCTCTGCACGATTCCAAGTCCGATCCAGAAGAGATCAATATTCATATTATGAGATGTACCAAATGTACTTTTTATAAAAATATATATAACAGTACAGATAAGAAAACAAAGAACATAGGCTAGAGCAAAACATAATGTTACTTTTATAAAACGAAAGGACATCTTGACGAGAGAGTTCATTCTTGCTCCCCCCTCTTGACTGATAGCATTTTATAACCTAGCCCTCTTACATTAACTAAAAATTGCGGGTGCTTGGGATCAGGTTCTATTTTTTTTCGCAAACGAGAGATATGAATGACTACTGTCTTTTCATCACCAAGGAAGGTCTCGCTCCATATTGCTTCGTATAGCTGACGCACACTGAATATACGGTTAGGATGCTTGCACAAAAATACCAGCAGCAGCCATTCACGTGCAGGACAATCGACCTCTTGGTCTTGCACATACAACACACCTGATTCCAATTCCAGACAAAAATATCCAAAATCTAAGGTTCGTAAGGCAGGCTTCATGTCCGCTGTTGTCACTTTTCGATATTTCATTCGAGCTTTCATACGTGCAACGACTTCTAACGGATTAAACGGTTTGGTAATATAATCGTCCCCACCAATACCAAATCCCATTAATTTGTCCAAATCTGTATCTCTTGCCGTCAAAAAAAGAATAGGAGCTTCCGTGTATAGACGCATCTGACGACACACCTCAAATCCATCACGATCAGGAAGCATAACATCAAGCACAATCACATCAATACGAGATTCCATCACGATTTGCAACGCTTCTTGACCCGTGGCTGCATGCTTAACATGTAGAAACCCTTCTTTTTTTAAAACTGTTGTCAGCATATCTCGCAGTCCCTGTTCATCGTCTACGATAAGCACTGCAATTTCTTCCATAACCAAGGTTCTCCATTCTTTTTTTACATTTTTTACTTTCATTATAAAAGCAAACGGGCAGAATTTAAATCGAGTTCCATCACATATCGTACATCCCCGTGAATATACTTAATAACCAACAAGGCCAAACTGTGCCGTGTATCCACTTGGGGGGTGCCTAACAATGACGGAACCACGCCAGCCATATTCATTCGTCGTATCCCGCGAAGATTGGTCGCTGCATCGCAAAGGGTACCAGGACCAGCAACGCCATCAGCAGAAGGTCAAAGATGTCATTAAGCAAAATCTACCCGATCTGATAACGGAAGAAAATATTATAATGTCGGACGGTCAACAGATTATCAAAGTGCCCATTCGCAGTCTGGATGAATATCGCTTCATTTATAACTACCAAAAGCAAAAGCATGTAGGTCAAGGGGATGGCGACAGTCAGGTGGGGGATGTCATCGGACGTGATCCTGCTTCCCAGAAGCCAGGTAAAGGTGAGAAAGCAGGCGACCAGCCAGGACATGATATTATGGAAACTGAAGTCAGCATAGAAGAACTCGAAGATATGCTGTTCGAGGAAATGGAATTACCGCATTTGCAGCAAAAAGATAAGGATCAAATTGAGGTTGAATCTATCGTATTCAATGATATACGTAAAAAAGGCATGCAAGCGAACATTGACAAGAAGCGAACGATACTCGAAAATCTGCGCCGCAACGCTCGTGAGGGGAATCCGGGCATCCATCATATTAGTCCGGACGATCTTCGTTACAAAACATGGGAAGAGAAAACCATTCCCCAATCCAATGCGGTAATTATAGCTATGATGGACACCTCAGGCAGCATGGGATCTTTTGAAAAATATTGCGCCCGCAGCTTCTTTTTCTGGATGACTCGCTTTTTGCGTCGCCAATATGAAAAGGTGGAAATTGTCTTTCTTGCGCATCATACCGAAGCCAAAGAGGTTACGGAGGAAGAATTTTTTACTCGCGGTGAAAGTGGTGGCACAATCTGCTCTTCTGCTTATTTGAAAGCATTGGAGATTATCGACAAGCGCTATCCTCCTTCCACTTATAATATTTATCCCTTCCATTTCTCCGATGGCGATAACCTAAGCTCAGACAATGAACGGTGTGTGAAACTAATTGAGGAGCTTATGAAGCGCAGCAATATGTTCGGCTATGGAGAGGTGAACCAATATAATCGCAGCAGTACGCTGATGTCAGCCTACAAGAATATTAAGGCAGATCAGTTTATGTACTATGTCATCAAGGAAAAAGGTGAGGTATACCAAGCCCTACGCACCTTTTTTCGCAAACGGGAAGGGGGAACGGTGGGATGAGTACCGACCAGAAAGAGCTGGAATACGCGATATCAGAAATTATGGAGATTGCTGATGGATTCGGGCTCGACTACTATCCGATGAGGTATGAGATTTGTCCGGCGGATATTGTATACACATTCGGGGCGTATGGTATGCCCACGCGCTTCAGCCACTGGAGTTTCGGAAAAACATTTCACAAGATGAAGATGCAGTACGATTTTGGATTGAGTAAAATCTATGAGCTGGTCATCAACTCCAATCCCTGCTACGCTTTCCTGCTGGATGGAAATTCGTTGGTGCAAAATAAACTGATTGTCGCTCATGTGTTGGCGCACTGCGATTTTTTCAAACACAACGCCCGCTTCTCGGCCTCCAACCGCAATATGGTCGAGAGCATGTCTGCCACCGCAGAACGGATCAGCAGCTATGAAATGGAATACGGCTCAAAGGCCGTGGAATCCTTCATTGACTCTGTACTGGCGATACAAGAGCATGTAGACCCACAGCTCATCAAACCAAGGCATCTAGATAAACAACGATACATGGAACTCAAAATCAAGGAGCAAAAAGAACCTAAAAAACACCAGCGTCCCATCGGACCTTACGATGATCTGTGGTCACTGGACACAGTAAAGCAGCATGATTCGGCCGAGACCGAGGGGATCAAGGTACGCCAGTTCCCACCGGAACCTGAAAAGGATATTGTCTGGTTTATTCAGGAATTCTCCGAGGTACTGGAGGATTGGCAGCGGGACATCATGACGATGCTGCGGGACGAAATGCTGTATTTCTGGCCCCAAATGGAGACCAAAATCATGAATGAAGGCTGGGCCTCTTATTGGCATCAACGGATTGTCAGGGAACTGGATTTGACCGGGGATGAAACTGTTGAATTTGCCATGCTGAACGCTTCCGTTGTGCAGCCTTCCAAGCAAAGCTTGAATCCGTATTATTTGGGATTGAAGATATTTGAAGATATTGAAAAGCGATGGGATAACCCGACTCGCGAGGAGCAAGAGCGCCAAGGACGCAAACCGGGCGAGGGCCGAGCTAAAATGTTCGAGGTGCGAGAGTTTGATTCGGACACCTCTTTTATACGCAATTACATGACCAAGCAGCTAACAGAGGATTTAGATTTGTACGTGTTTGAGAAACGGGGACCGGATTGGAAAATTACCGATAAATCCTGGGAAAACATACGGGATCAGCTTGTGTTCTCACGTGTAAATGGCGGCTCCCCTTATATCGTTGTTGAGGACGGGGATTATCAGCATACAGGCGAGTTGAAGCTCAAGCACCAGTATGAAGGCATTGAGCTGGATTTAAAATATATGGAGCGCACGCTTCCATATGTATATCAACTGTGGGGGCGTACCGTTCATTTGGAAACGATGATTGAGGGGAAGCTCGCCTTATTTTCATATGATGGGAAGAAACATCATCGCAAGTTTGTGCAGTGACCCACAATCGAATAGCCAGCCTAATTTAAAAAAGGTGCATTCCGAAGAAGGAAATGCGCCTTTTTTTACTACTTTTTCTTAAATTCGACGATGTAGCTCTGATTCAGTTGTTTTCCACCTTCCGAAATGTTCTGGTACATGGATAAAAACCGGGCGGAAGGGCTCCACACTGTTGGACTGTCATAGGATTGGATATCGGTCGTAACGGGA
This window of the Paenibacillus polymyxa genome carries:
- a CDS encoding ABC transporter permease, whose product is MGSILRVEAMKLQWVMVWILIILDAVINSLMGVLELNDLKQFYEPSWLMLYTYAAQFHSMFFYPLYCGIIASLLCAYEHRDGGWKILLSSPYPRQRIYYAKYILLILILFLDQLTFIVGYFVGGYIAGAPGKIPWLLVLSTGWGGWFGILPLAALQLMLSVKIRNFGASLGMAICCVVPNIVMTGFHSSIGAWFPFTIPYYIMLPQTASYAPRVEPYSLGLIVLFTFLAYLFAGRKMFVNRDWL
- a CDS encoding ABC transporter permease; this translates as MILQVIKAEGYKLKKICWWLPLIQGCVLTGMTVMEWYLYFRQGPGGVYAGFAVMFMFISFVMLLGGTLLASIMAGTEHDTQTWKQLMAMPVPRSYIYLSKMFWIVILQFGTALITIAGMSLIWVLYTNEPIPWRVMLLQPINASLATLPVLAIQLWLSTLFTNQAFPLAFGIFGSIASLFLARTSILWIKLLPWSYPALSSPLIKGYVMWVIIALCAGVIFTGLGTLQFRKHEFK
- a CDS encoding ABC transporter ATP-binding protein, giving the protein MSEYVIHTQQLTRRFGKREFVKQINLQVPEKQIYGFLGPNGAGKTTTIRMLLGLIKSTSGEIEIFGKKLKDHRMEILKDVGSLVESPAYYAHLSAYRNLEIVTTMRGLPTRKIHKVLDLVRLSKDAYRPVKGYSLGMRQRLGIAMALIADPKLLILDEPTNGLDPSGIQEIRELIMSLPDAYGMTVLVSSHLLSEIEQIATYVGIINQGEMIFQGTMKELTDKSKPQLFIETQNPVQAAGALMQHGWIAGAESMEQKEVITPIVDRQQSSEMIKVLVEHNHPVYRVREKKKTLEEIFLELTGKERSL
- a CDS encoding sensor histidine kinase, which translates into the protein MNIDLFWIGLGIVQSLVFIVVYGWYIGKPLVYVIKWIGNIATGEFQAPLSELELPDRKKNQRNNYKPPYQLYKEVFEQMNILSAQLRSNEEERIEIEKRKKQWVAGVSHDLKTPLSYIEGYAAMLTTQEYDWSDEEKRSFSMAISEKVTEMKQLIQDLNASMQLKEGALPIQLKKEDIVEFLRNTVIDIANHPSAEQYKFSFMSLEAVCTMPFDSKLLGRVLKNFLMNAIIHNPSGTHISMYVNKESDKLHISIEDDGKGMNPTECIQVSHSKEHGISIAKSFIEAHNGTLHILPGSKKGTRVEITLPLNM
- a CDS encoding response regulator transcription factor produces the protein MEEIAVLIVDDEQGLRDMLTTVLKKEGFLHVKHAATGQEALQIVMESRIDVIVLDVMLPDRDGFEVCRQMRLYTEAPILFLTARDTDLDKLMGFGIGGDDYITKPFNPLEVVARMKARMKYRKVTTADMKPALRTLDFGYFCLELESGVLYVQDQEVDCPAREWLLLVFLCKHPNRIFSVRQLYEAIWSETFLGDEKTVVIHISRLRKKIEPDPKHPQFLVNVRGLGYKMLSVKRGEQE
- the yhbH gene encoding sporulation protein YhbH yields the protein MTEPRQPYSFVVSREDWSLHRKGYQDQQRHQQKVKDVIKQNLPDLITEENIIMSDGQQIIKVPIRSLDEYRFIYNYQKQKHVGQGDGDSQVGDVIGRDPASQKPGKGEKAGDQPGHDIMETEVSIEELEDMLFEEMELPHLQQKDKDQIEVESIVFNDIRKKGMQANIDKKRTILENLRRNAREGNPGIHHISPDDLRYKTWEEKTIPQSNAVIIAMMDTSGSMGSFEKYCARSFFFWMTRFLRRQYEKVEIVFLAHHTEAKEVTEEEFFTRGESGGTICSSAYLKALEIIDKRYPPSTYNIYPFHFSDGDNLSSDNERCVKLIEELMKRSNMFGYGEVNQYNRSSTLMSAYKNIKADQFMYYVIKEKGEVYQALRTFFRKREGGTVG
- a CDS encoding SpoVR family protein, which produces MSTDQKELEYAISEIMEIADGFGLDYYPMRYEICPADIVYTFGAYGMPTRFSHWSFGKTFHKMKMQYDFGLSKIYELVINSNPCYAFLLDGNSLVQNKLIVAHVLAHCDFFKHNARFSASNRNMVESMSATAERISSYEMEYGSKAVESFIDSVLAIQEHVDPQLIKPRHLDKQRYMELKIKEQKEPKKHQRPIGPYDDLWSLDTVKQHDSAETEGIKVRQFPPEPEKDIVWFIQEFSEVLEDWQRDIMTMLRDEMLYFWPQMETKIMNEGWASYWHQRIVRELDLTGDETVEFAMLNASVVQPSKQSLNPYYLGLKIFEDIEKRWDNPTREEQERQGRKPGEGRAKMFEVREFDSDTSFIRNYMTKQLTEDLDLYVFEKRGPDWKITDKSWENIRDQLVFSRVNGGSPYIVVEDGDYQHTGELKLKHQYEGIELDLKYMERTLPYVYQLWGRTVHLETMIEGKLALFSYDGKKHHRKFVQ